The Actinomycetota bacterium genome contains the following window.
CTGTCCGGCGGCGAGCAGCAGCGCGTGTCCATCGCGCGCGCGTTCGTCAACCGGCCGCCGTTGCTCCTGGCCGACGAGCCGACCGGCAACCTGGACCCCCAGACGTCGCTGGGCATCATGTCGCTGCTCGCGCGCATCAACAAGACGGGCACGACCGTGCTGGTGGCCACACACGACCGCGAGATGGTCGACTCGATGCGCAAGCGTGTCATCGCGCTCGAGAACGGCCGCGTGGTCCGCGACCAGGACAGGGGGGTGTACGGCTATGTCGATTAACGTCGGCTACTTCGTGCGGGAGTCTGTGCAGAACTTCCGCCGCAACTGGGTCATGTCGCTGGGCGCCGTCATCACCATCTACCTCTCGCTGCTGCTGGTCGGCATCACCGGCGCCACCGGCGTCATCGTCAACAACATCGTCGAGTCGGTGGAGCAGAAGGTCACCGTCCAGGTGTTCATCAAGGACGGCGCGGCCTCGGCCGACGTCACCGGGCTGCAGAACACGTTGGCGTCCGACGCGCTCGTCAAGAGCATCGAGTACGTCAGCAAGGACGAGGCGCTCAAGCGGTTCAAAGAGCAGACCATGAAGGAGTCGCCCGAGATCGTCGAGCAGCTCGAGGACAACCCGCTGCCGGCCTCGCTCGACATCGAGCTCAAGGACCCGCGCACGGTCCAGCAGATCGTCGACAAGATCAAGGCGAACCCGACGTTCCTGAAGATCTGCGACCGTCCCGACGACCCCGAGCAGTCGCTGCGCTACGGCGAGAAGACCGTCGAGCGGCTGTTCGCGCTGACCAACACGGTGCGCGTCGTCATGGCGGCGTTCATCATCATGCTGGCCATCGTGTCGCTCATCTTCATCAACAACACGATCCGGCTGGCGATCTACGCGCGCCGCAAGGAGATCGGCATCATGCGGCTCGTCGGCGCGAGCAACTGGTTCATCCGCACGCCGTTCCTGCTCGAAGGCGTGTTCCAGGCGCTCATCGGAGCGGCGCTCGCGATAGCGACGCTCGGCGTGGTCCGCGGCGCGCTGCTGCCGAAGTTCGGCGCCACGCTCAAGTTCCTGCCGGTGAGCATCGATGCGGCCGCCTCGGCGCAGATCTCGCTGGCGCTGGTCGGCTCGGGCATGCTCATCGGCCTGCTCGGGTCTGCACTGGCGCTCCGCCGCTACCTCAAGGTCTAGCCCGGCGGGCGGACGCCGGCCGGACACGTACGCGCCCTCACCCCCGGAGGACAGATGCCGCGCGCGCTGAACTACCTGCTCGTCTTCGTACTGGTCGTCGTGATGGCGTGCGGCGGCTTCATCGGCGGCGTCCTGTACGAGCGGCATCGCGCTGCGGCGGTCGCGGGTGCGGACAGCGGACCGGCGGCGGTCGGCGACACGGTCGACGAGGTGCGCGAGATGCTGCTGCACGATGCGCTGGAGCCCTCCGACGACGCTTCGATGACCGCGGGCGCGGTGCGCGGGCTGCTCTCATCGCTCGGTGACAAGTACGCCGAGTACTTCGACGCCCGTCACTACGGCTACTTCAAGGAGGACAACGCTGGCGAGTTCGGCGGCATCGGCGTCACGCTGACGCAGAAGGACGCCGACACCGTGGTCGTGTCGGTGATGTCGGGGACCCCCGCCGAGAAGGCGGGCATCAAGAAGAACGACGTCTTCTACGGTATCGACGGGGAGCGCCGCGAGGGCTGGGACGAGCAGAGCGTCGTCAAGCTCGTGCGCGGGGAGCCCGGCACCAAGGTCGCGCTCGAGATGCGCAGGCCCGGCGTCAAGGACCCGGTCAAGTTCACGATCACGCGCGCGGTCATCAAGGTGCCGAACGTCGAGTCGAAGATGATCGGCTCAGACGTCGGCTACATCTCGATGGCCCAGTTCAACGAGAGGAGCGCCGAGGACCTCGGCGATGCGCTGCGCGCGCTCGACGGCAAGGGCGCCAGGGGCTTCGTGCTGGACCTGCGCGACGATCCGGGCGGGTCGCTCGACGAGTCGGTGGACGTCGCGTCGCTGTTCGTCGCGGACGGCGTGATCACGAGCGTGGAGTACCGCGACCGCCCCGGCAGGGACTACGAGGCGACCGGCTGGCACGTCACGGACAAGCCGCTCGTCGTGCTGGTGAACGGGTACAGCGCGTCGGCGTCAGAGATCGTGGCGGGCGCGCTGCAGGGCTACGGGCGCGCGGAGCTCGGGGGGGGGAAGACGGTCGGCAAGGGGGGCGTGCAGACGGTCGAGCCGCTGGGCGGCGGGGGCGCGGGGGAGGTCACGAGCGCCCCCTA
Protein-coding sequences here:
- a CDS encoding ABC transporter permease, whose amino-acid sequence is MSINVGYFVRESVQNFRRNWVMSLGAVITIYLSLLLVGITGATGVIVNNIVESVEQKVTVQVFIKDGAASADVTGLQNTLASDALVKSIEYVSKDEALKRFKEQTMKESPEIVEQLEDNPLPASLDIELKDPRTVQQIVDKIKANPTFLKICDRPDDPEQSLRYGEKTVERLFALTNTVRVVMAAFIIMLAIVSLIFINNTIRLAIYARRKEIGIMRLVGASNWFIRTPFLLEGVFQALIGAALAIATLGVVRGALLPKFGATLKFLPVSIDAAASAQISLALVGSGMLIGLLGSALALRRYLKV
- a CDS encoding PDZ domain-containing protein, with protein sequence MPRALNYLLVFVLVVVMACGGFIGGVLYERHRAAAVAGADSGPAAVGDTVDEVREMLLHDALEPSDDASMTAGAVRGLLSSLGDKYAEYFDARHYGYFKEDNAGEFGGIGVTLTQKDADTVVVSVMSGTPAEKAGIKKNDVFYGIDGERREGWDEQSVVKLVRGEPGTKVALEMRRPGVKDPVKFTITRAVIKVPNVESKMIGSDVGYISMAQFNERSAEDLGDALRALDGKGARGFVLDLRDDPGGSLDESVDVASLFVADGVITSVEYRDRPGRDYEATGWHVTDKPLVVLVNGYSASASEIVAGALQGYGRAELGGGKTVGKGGVQTVEPLGGGGAGEVTSAPYLTPEKRKSDGGGLTRDGGVAVKTERVGADKGDIQLDRAVAELRKQL